One Mycobacterium marseillense DNA window includes the following coding sequences:
- a CDS encoding glycosyltransferase codes for MKFALASYGTRGDVEPCTAVGRELQRRGHDVRVAVPPNLVALVESAGLAAAAYGPDQQDGFWDTDFLSKVWNFPEVRRRWREAQDMLVQSWAEMSATLASLSEGADLVFTGPGFPGVAANVAEHLDLPLATMHYFPMRPNGQLSPGLPAPLVRSAMTALDWTQWRVTKKAEDAQRRAFGLPKAKGPAPQRMAARGALEIQAYDEVCFPGLAAEWAKWQDQRPFIGTLTMELTTDADDDVAAWIASGTPPICFGFGSTAVDSPADTITMIGEACAQLGERALVCSGKTDFTGVPQFDHVKVVGVVNYAAVFPACRAVVHHSGAGTTAAGLRAGVPTLSLWSMSDQKIWAGQVDRLQVGTARPFSNTSRETLIADLRKILAPDYVARARELSSRMTKPAESIDRAADLLEKFASTRHFA; via the coding sequence GTGAAATTTGCCCTGGCGAGCTATGGAACTCGCGGCGATGTCGAGCCCTGCACGGCCGTTGGCCGCGAACTGCAGCGGCGCGGGCACGACGTGCGCGTGGCCGTGCCGCCCAATTTGGTCGCGCTGGTCGAGTCGGCCGGGCTCGCGGCGGCCGCCTACGGGCCCGACCAGCAGGACGGCTTCTGGGACACCGACTTCCTCAGTAAGGTCTGGAATTTCCCGGAGGTGAGAAGGCGGTGGCGCGAAGCCCAGGACATGCTTGTCCAATCCTGGGCGGAGATGAGCGCGACCCTGGCATCCCTGTCGGAGGGGGCCGACTTGGTGTTCACCGGCCCGGGTTTTCCGGGCGTCGCGGCGAACGTGGCCGAACACCTCGACCTTCCATTGGCCACCATGCATTACTTCCCCATGCGGCCCAATGGCCAGCTCTCCCCCGGCCTGCCCGCGCCGCTGGTCCGGTCCGCCATGACGGCGCTGGACTGGACCCAGTGGCGGGTGACGAAGAAGGCCGAGGACGCGCAGCGCCGTGCCTTCGGCCTACCGAAGGCAAAGGGCCCCGCACCGCAACGGATGGCAGCCCGCGGCGCGCTGGAGATCCAGGCTTACGACGAGGTGTGCTTCCCCGGGCTGGCCGCCGAGTGGGCGAAATGGCAAGACCAGCGGCCCTTTATCGGCACGCTGACCATGGAGCTGACGACCGACGCCGACGACGACGTCGCCGCGTGGATCGCCTCGGGAACTCCCCCGATCTGCTTCGGCTTCGGCAGCACTGCGGTCGATTCGCCGGCCGACACGATCACCATGATCGGAGAGGCGTGCGCGCAACTAGGCGAGCGGGCACTGGTGTGCTCCGGCAAAACCGATTTCACCGGCGTCCCGCAGTTCGACCACGTCAAGGTGGTAGGCGTAGTGAACTACGCAGCGGTGTTTCCGGCGTGCCGCGCGGTGGTGCATCACAGCGGCGCCGGCACCACGGCCGCCGGCCTGCGCGCCGGGGTACCCACACTGAGCCTCTGGAGCATGAGCGATCAAAAGATCTGGGCCGGCCAGGTCGACCGGCTCCAAGTGGGCACCGCCCGGCCGTTTTCGAACACCAGTCGAGAAACGCTGATCGCGGACCTGCGCAAAATCCTGGCTCCCGACTACGTCGCCCGCGCCCGTGAATTGTCTTCTCGGATGACCAAACCCGCCGAAAGCATCGACAGAGCCGCCGACCTCTTGGAAAAATTCGCCAGCACGAGGCACTTTGCCTGA
- a CDS encoding SGNH hydrolase domain-containing protein gives MAVCVGVALLVVVPTPVGRGPAAPALRVAAGPPPTGRNIEPYDAAVQQIFAQVQAAVAASVDLKAVPSNLDPSLVGATHESAPPGLEDCLRNLLEVDQPECATGDTASKTTVALVGDSNAYSWSPALQEVATQRHWRLEVLTKGACPMLDLPIKVFGQRNYTECEQWRSQIIARLQSERPRLVVLGMLRHGGTGSSPYGAAWTESLTRLVRQLRGTGANVLVLGPTPDLHSMVPDCLSLHLDDATACSSGLSTAVNQPGIAAESSATKVGGGQYADVTELFCTADRCPPIVGNTLVYEDEFHLTPEYARVLAPAMGALADRALVSG, from the coding sequence ATGGCGGTTTGTGTAGGCGTGGCGCTGCTGGTAGTCGTGCCTACCCCGGTCGGCCGCGGGCCGGCGGCCCCAGCATTGCGGGTCGCGGCAGGGCCTCCGCCCACCGGGCGGAACATTGAGCCGTACGACGCGGCGGTCCAGCAGATTTTTGCGCAGGTGCAGGCCGCTGTTGCGGCATCCGTCGACCTGAAGGCCGTGCCGTCAAATCTCGATCCATCGCTGGTCGGCGCAACACACGAAAGTGCGCCACCCGGCCTAGAGGACTGCCTGCGCAACCTCTTAGAAGTCGACCAGCCTGAGTGCGCGACGGGCGACACTGCTTCGAAGACCACGGTGGCCCTGGTCGGAGACTCGAATGCCTATAGCTGGAGCCCGGCGCTTCAGGAGGTCGCAACCCAGCGGCACTGGCGGCTGGAGGTCCTGACCAAGGGTGCCTGCCCGATGCTGGACCTGCCGATCAAAGTTTTCGGTCAACGCAACTACACCGAGTGCGAGCAGTGGCGCAGTCAGATCATCGCCCGACTGCAAAGCGAGCGCCCACGCCTGGTGGTGCTGGGCATGTTGCGCCACGGCGGCACAGGATCCTCGCCCTACGGGGCGGCGTGGACCGAGAGCCTTACACGCCTGGTGCGGCAGCTACGCGGCACTGGCGCGAACGTATTGGTACTCGGGCCAACCCCGGACCTGCATTCGATGGTGCCGGACTGCCTATCCCTTCACCTCGACGATGCGACGGCCTGCTCGTCGGGTTTGTCGACGGCGGTTAATCAGCCGGGTATCGCGGCTGAGAGCTCCGCGACCAAAGTTGGCGGTGGGCAATATGCCGACGTCACCGAACTGTTCTGCACCGCCGACCGCTGCCCGCCCATCGTGGGCAACACTCTCGTGTACGAGGACGAGTTCCATCTGACGCCCGAGTACGCCCGGGTGCTGGCACCGGCAATGGGTGCGCTGGCCGACCGAGCACTCGTCTCCGGTTGA
- a CDS encoding glycosyltransferase, which produces MKFAVASYGTRGDIEPCLTIGRELMRRGHSVRMAVPPNLVDLAEAAGVPAIPYGPDMHDFWSDEFIRDFFKNFIRGPVKLMREAWEPVLKNWQEMSSALMAVGAGADLLFTGQLYQDLAINVADYYGIPMATLHYIPMRPNGQVVPGIPGPMVRTGMAAYDWMCWRMNKKAEDRQRRELGLPTATVASPRRIAERGSLEIQAYDDVCFPGLAHEWAKWGGQRPFVGSLTMELTTECDDEVLAWIAQGTPPICFGFGSMPVAESPAETVEMIGAACAELGERALICSGWSDFSDVPQLDHVKVVGVVNYTKIFPACRAVVHHGGSGTTAAGLRAGIPSLILWTAGDQPMWGSRVKQLKVGTSRRFSGATPETLIADLRTILAPEYTTRARELATRMSKPAESAGHAVDLLEEFARSGRCVPGVSAERSR; this is translated from the coding sequence ATGAAATTTGCTGTGGCAAGTTATGGGACGCGTGGCGATATCGAGCCTTGCCTCACTATCGGTCGTGAACTGATGCGCAGAGGCCACTCGGTACGCATGGCCGTTCCACCAAATCTTGTCGATCTGGCCGAGGCGGCCGGAGTCCCGGCGATCCCCTATGGCCCGGATATGCACGACTTTTGGAGCGACGAGTTCATCCGGGACTTCTTCAAGAACTTCATCCGCGGCCCGGTCAAGTTGATGCGAGAGGCCTGGGAACCGGTACTGAAAAACTGGCAGGAAATGAGTTCGGCGCTGATGGCGGTGGGGGCCGGAGCCGATTTGCTATTCACCGGGCAGCTTTACCAGGATTTGGCGATCAACGTCGCCGACTATTACGGCATCCCGATGGCCACACTGCACTACATTCCGATGCGCCCCAACGGCCAGGTCGTCCCGGGGATACCCGGACCCATGGTCCGCACCGGCATGGCCGCGTACGACTGGATGTGCTGGCGCATGAACAAGAAGGCCGAGGATCGGCAGCGACGCGAGCTCGGCCTCCCCACCGCAACGGTGGCCTCACCTCGCCGGATCGCCGAGCGGGGTTCGCTGGAAATCCAGGCCTACGACGATGTTTGCTTCCCCGGGCTGGCCCACGAGTGGGCGAAGTGGGGTGGCCAGCGGCCGTTTGTGGGCTCGCTGACCATGGAACTGACGACCGAATGCGACGACGAGGTGCTGGCGTGGATCGCCCAGGGCACGCCTCCCATCTGTTTCGGTTTCGGCAGCATGCCGGTCGCCGAATCGCCCGCCGAGACGGTCGAAATGATCGGTGCTGCCTGCGCGGAGTTGGGGGAGCGGGCGTTGATCTGCTCCGGTTGGAGCGACTTCAGCGACGTCCCCCAGTTGGATCACGTCAAGGTCGTCGGCGTGGTCAACTACACGAAGATCTTTCCCGCCTGTCGCGCGGTCGTTCATCACGGCGGTTCGGGCACCACGGCTGCCGGCCTGCGCGCGGGGATCCCCTCGCTGATCCTTTGGACGGCCGGCGACCAGCCGATGTGGGGGTCGCGCGTCAAACAACTGAAGGTAGGCACATCCCGACGTTTCTCGGGCGCCACTCCCGAAACTCTGATTGCCGATCTGCGGACGATACTTGCCCCGGAATACACCACTCGCGCCCGTGAGCTCGCGACCCGGATGAGTAAACCCGCCGAGAGCGCGGGGCACGCAGTCGATCTGTTGGAAGAATTCGCGCGTTCGGGGCGCTGCGTTCCCGGAGTATCCGCAGAGCGAAGTCGCTGA
- a CDS encoding sugar 3,4-ketoisomerase, with protein MISTNDCRLIDLPKIHDPRGNLTFIESGEYLPFEVERAFWIYDVPGGSMRGGHAYRTGQELILALSGSFEVTLDDGSHQVRYVLNRSYHALFVPNLIWREMINFSTNSVALVLASNPFTPADYVRDYGDFLRLRNEQ; from the coding sequence ATGATCAGCACCAACGACTGCCGGCTGATCGATCTACCCAAAATTCACGATCCACGGGGCAACCTCACCTTCATCGAATCGGGGGAGTATCTGCCCTTTGAAGTAGAACGCGCCTTCTGGATTTATGACGTCCCGGGCGGCTCAATGCGCGGAGGCCATGCTTACCGGACAGGCCAGGAGTTGATACTTGCGCTGTCAGGGAGTTTCGAGGTCACCTTGGACGATGGCTCCCATCAAGTGCGTTACGTGTTGAACCGGTCTTACCATGCTCTTTTCGTTCCTAACCTCATATGGCGGGAAATGATCAACTTCTCCACGAACTCGGTGGCGCTCGTCCTCGCTTCTAACCCATTCACGCCTGCCGATTACGTACGCGATTATGGTGACTTTCTACGGCTCAGGAATGAGCAATGA
- a CDS encoding sugar 3,4-ketoisomerase, whose translation MSRVDECRLVDLDKIESTSGALSPLYGEVHVPFAIKRVYYLYDVPGGAERGGHAHRELQQLIVAASGSFAVTLDDGENQRTVSLDRSYYGLYLPSMIWREITGFCTGAICLVFASLPYDERDYIRDYGDFLSMVRARADGGDIG comes from the coding sequence ATGAGTCGCGTAGACGAATGCAGATTGGTGGATCTGGACAAAATCGAAAGTACCAGCGGCGCTCTGTCTCCCCTATATGGCGAGGTCCACGTCCCTTTTGCAATCAAGCGGGTCTACTACCTTTACGACGTTCCTGGTGGTGCAGAGCGCGGTGGCCACGCACATCGAGAGTTGCAACAATTGATCGTTGCAGCTTCGGGGTCGTTCGCCGTCACCCTCGACGACGGAGAGAACCAACGGACCGTTTCACTCGACCGCTCGTATTATGGCCTTTACCTGCCGAGCATGATCTGGCGCGAAATCACCGGCTTCTGCACCGGAGCCATATGTTTGGTGTTCGCCTCGCTACCCTACGACGAACGCGACTACATCCGAGACTATGGGGACTTCTTGTCGATGGTCCGCGCCCGTGCCGATGGGGGTGATATCGGTTGA
- a CDS encoding glycosyltransferase: protein MKFALASYGTRGDIEPSAAVGRELVRRGHEVRLAVPPELVAFVESTGLVAVPYGPKVQEFLDEEFLRNMWADFFRNPIRQVPKVWDPLIKYWGDVSTTLKSLADGVDLLSTGLNFEQAAANVAEYYDIPLASLHHFPMRANGHLVPSMPSPLVRSAMTMIEWLFWRSTKKVDNAQRRGLGLPEATRRSQRRIAEHGWLEIQTYDDVFFPGLAAEWATWGDQRPFVGALTMELATDADDGVASWIASGTPPICFGSGSIPVESPTATVEMISTACTQLGERALICFGGTDFSDVPHPDHVKLAGPVNYASIFPACRAVVHHGGSGTTAASLRAGIPTLALWSSADQPYWGAQIKRLKVGTARRFSATSPESLVADLRTILAPDYATRARELSTRMTKPAESIETTADLLENAVRRKGLG from the coding sequence ATGAAATTTGCCCTGGCGAGTTACGGAACTCGCGGCGACATCGAACCCTCCGCTGCGGTGGGCCGCGAACTGGTGCGCAGAGGGCACGAAGTTCGCCTGGCCGTCCCTCCCGAACTGGTTGCCTTCGTCGAATCGACCGGGCTCGTAGCGGTTCCTTACGGCCCCAAGGTGCAGGAGTTCCTCGACGAGGAATTCCTGCGGAACATGTGGGCGGATTTCTTCCGCAATCCGATCAGGCAGGTGCCCAAAGTTTGGGATCCGCTCATCAAGTACTGGGGCGACGTGAGCACGACGCTGAAATCGTTGGCGGATGGCGTCGACCTACTCTCCACCGGCCTGAATTTCGAGCAGGCCGCCGCCAATGTGGCTGAGTACTACGACATTCCGTTGGCCTCGTTGCACCACTTTCCCATGCGCGCCAACGGCCACCTGGTGCCGAGCATGCCGTCACCATTGGTCCGCTCGGCAATGACGATGATCGAGTGGTTGTTCTGGCGCTCAACGAAGAAGGTCGATAACGCGCAGCGCCGAGGACTCGGACTGCCTGAGGCGACACGTCGCTCGCAGCGACGGATCGCCGAACACGGTTGGCTCGAAATCCAGACCTACGATGACGTATTTTTCCCCGGTCTGGCCGCCGAATGGGCGACATGGGGCGACCAGCGCCCCTTCGTCGGCGCGCTCACGATGGAGTTGGCAACGGACGCTGACGACGGTGTCGCATCGTGGATCGCCTCGGGGACACCACCGATTTGCTTCGGCTCGGGAAGCATACCGGTCGAATCCCCTACCGCAACCGTCGAAATGATCAGCACGGCGTGCACACAGCTCGGCGAGCGGGCGCTCATTTGCTTCGGCGGCACGGACTTCAGTGACGTGCCGCACCCCGATCACGTCAAGCTCGCCGGCCCCGTGAACTACGCATCCATCTTTCCCGCCTGCCGCGCCGTGGTTCATCACGGCGGTTCGGGCACCACCGCCGCGAGCCTGCGTGCCGGAATCCCGACCCTGGCCCTGTGGAGCTCGGCCGATCAGCCGTACTGGGGGGCACAGATCAAGCGCCTGAAAGTCGGTACTGCTCGCCGCTTTTCGGCCACCAGCCCGGAATCGCTGGTAGCGGACCTGCGAACCATCCTCGCCCCCGACTACGCGACCAGGGCACGCGAACTCTCGACCCGGATGACCAAGCCCGCCGAGAGCATCGAAACCACCGCCGACCTGTTAGAAAACGCCGTCCGCAGGAAAGGGCTTGGCTGA
- a CDS encoding glycosyltransferase, with amino-acid sequence MKCVLASYGTRGDIEPSVVVARELQRRGHDMVMAVPPDSVSFTEAAGLTAVPYGLDSQTWLGVYRNFWTAFFRGFWKVREMRGMWREMWDLSDQCWAQMNTTLLSLADGADLLFAGQSYQEPAANVAEYYDLPLATLHHVPMRPNGQVVSILPPPLARSAMTAFDWYCWRLNKKVEDAQRRQLGLPKATAPSPRRIADRGSLEIQAYDEACFPGLADEWKKWDGLRPFVGTLTMELTTEADDDVMSWIRDGTPPICFGFGSMPVASPADTVDMISSACSQLGERALICAGRSDFSGVPLADHVKVVGPVNYATIFPVCRAVVHHGGSGTTAASLRAGVPTLILSMDANQTIWGAQLKRLKVGTTRRFSAADRESLIKDLSQILAPDYARRAREIAARMTKPADSVVKAAGIVEKFASSRSRA; translated from the coding sequence ATGAAATGTGTGCTGGCCAGCTATGGAACGCGCGGCGACATCGAGCCTTCCGTGGTCGTCGCCCGCGAACTGCAGCGCAGGGGGCATGACATGGTCATGGCCGTCCCGCCCGATTCGGTGAGCTTCACCGAGGCGGCTGGGCTGACTGCGGTCCCTTACGGGCTGGACTCACAGACCTGGCTCGGCGTCTACCGCAACTTCTGGACCGCTTTCTTCCGCGGGTTCTGGAAGGTCCGGGAGATGCGCGGCATGTGGCGCGAGATGTGGGATCTCAGCGACCAGTGCTGGGCACAGATGAACACGACGCTGCTGTCACTGGCCGACGGGGCTGACCTGCTGTTCGCGGGGCAGAGTTACCAGGAGCCCGCCGCCAACGTCGCCGAGTATTACGACCTTCCACTGGCCACGTTGCATCACGTTCCCATGCGGCCCAATGGCCAGGTCGTTTCGATCCTGCCGCCGCCGTTGGCCCGCTCCGCGATGACGGCGTTCGACTGGTACTGCTGGCGCCTGAACAAAAAGGTCGAGGACGCCCAGCGTCGGCAACTCGGGCTGCCGAAGGCGACAGCGCCGTCACCGCGGCGGATCGCCGACCGCGGATCGCTGGAAATCCAGGCCTATGACGAGGCATGCTTCCCCGGGTTGGCCGACGAATGGAAGAAATGGGACGGCCTGCGCCCCTTCGTCGGCACGCTGACGATGGAGTTGACCACCGAGGCCGACGACGACGTGATGTCCTGGATTCGCGACGGAACTCCGCCGATCTGCTTCGGTTTCGGCAGCATGCCGGTCGCATCTCCGGCCGACACCGTCGACATGATCAGCTCCGCTTGTTCGCAGCTGGGCGAGCGGGCATTGATCTGCGCCGGCAGGAGCGACTTCAGCGGTGTCCCGCTCGCCGATCACGTCAAGGTGGTGGGCCCGGTGAATTACGCGACGATATTTCCTGTTTGTCGTGCGGTCGTACACCACGGCGGCTCCGGGACAACTGCCGCCAGCCTGCGTGCCGGCGTCCCCACGCTGATCCTCTCGATGGATGCGAATCAGACCATCTGGGGCGCTCAGCTCAAACGGCTGAAAGTCGGTACCACACGCCGGTTTTCGGCCGCCGATCGCGAATCATTGATCAAGGATTTAAGCCAGATCCTCGCTCCGGATTACGCGCGGCGCGCTCGCGAGATCGCCGCCCGGATGACCAAACCGGCCGACAGCGTCGTCAAGGCCGCCGGCATCGTGGAAAAGTTTGCCAGCTCACGGAGTCGCGCCTGA
- a CDS encoding TylF/MycF/NovP-related O-methyltransferase, with translation MAVTDHDTRFAYLDLLRRDLTRYGSDELVPVGLYRLGRPLFSTRNLLLVRKRPFNKNARDLGLDWPADALTMIGMQRLTSLQHCVETVLEEDVPGDLVECGVWRGGASILMRAVLAAHGDEKRTVWLCDSFAGVPPPDTVNYKADKGIRLHRHARILGVPQEHVQANFERYGLLDDQVRFLPGWFKDTLQDAPIDRISVLRLDGDLYESTIQALDALYPRLSTGGFCIVDDYHAIKACAQAVTDYRAKHGVTDEIVEIDGTGVLWRKS, from the coding sequence TTGGCGGTGACCGATCACGACACGCGTTTTGCATACCTCGATCTGCTCCGGCGCGACCTCACCAGGTACGGCAGCGACGAGTTGGTGCCGGTGGGGTTGTACCGCTTGGGGCGTCCCCTTTTCAGTACGCGCAATCTGCTGCTCGTGCGCAAACGGCCATTCAACAAGAATGCTCGTGACTTGGGCCTGGACTGGCCGGCGGATGCCTTGACGATGATCGGTATGCAGCGACTTACCAGTCTGCAGCACTGCGTCGAGACGGTCCTGGAAGAGGACGTCCCCGGTGATCTGGTCGAGTGCGGCGTGTGGCGCGGCGGCGCGTCCATCTTGATGCGCGCCGTGTTGGCGGCCCACGGAGACGAGAAGCGAACCGTGTGGTTGTGCGATTCGTTCGCTGGAGTGCCGCCCCCCGACACGGTCAATTACAAAGCGGACAAAGGGATCAGGCTGCATCGCCACGCGCGCATCCTGGGTGTGCCGCAAGAACACGTCCAGGCGAACTTCGAGCGCTACGGGTTGTTGGATGACCAGGTGCGTTTCCTGCCAGGGTGGTTCAAGGACACGCTGCAGGACGCCCCGATCGACCGCATTTCGGTGCTGCGGCTTGACGGCGACCTGTACGAGTCGACCATCCAGGCCCTCGATGCGCTCTACCCGCGGTTGTCGACAGGGGGCTTCTGCATCGTCGACGACTACCATGCGATCAAGGCGTGCGCGCAGGCGGTGACCGACTATCGCGCCAAGCATGGGGTGACTGACGAGATCGTCGAGATAGACGGCACCGGCGTGCTGTGGCGTAAGTCCTGA
- a CDS encoding class I SAM-dependent methyltransferase, which produces MVAAVATGLTTGTRLRMWWVRTEYWLARKLLPDVYANDALITFNNFHAFLDNPEFQRAYQRGARSLGNEDWYQWQWRVHVGLWAAASASKLEGDFVECGVSYGFLSSAIMEYLDWDRVGKTFYLLDTFAGIDPRFVTENERRAGALETSAGHLRNGMYVNGVDSVRANFAQWQNHRIIVGAVPETLEQVDAPSVAYLHIDMNCAPPEVAALRFFWPRLTPGAFVLLDDYANRGRDEQRAAMDEVADELGVKICTLPTGQGLLIKPAR; this is translated from the coding sequence ATGGTTGCCGCCGTGGCAACTGGGTTGACAACCGGCACCCGCCTGCGGATGTGGTGGGTGCGCACCGAATATTGGCTCGCGCGCAAACTGTTGCCTGACGTCTACGCCAACGATGCGCTGATCACCTTCAACAACTTTCACGCGTTTCTCGATAATCCCGAATTCCAGCGCGCCTACCAGCGTGGTGCGCGCTCCCTCGGCAACGAGGATTGGTACCAGTGGCAGTGGCGCGTGCACGTGGGGCTGTGGGCGGCGGCCAGCGCCAGCAAGCTCGAGGGCGATTTCGTCGAGTGCGGCGTCAGCTACGGGTTCTTGAGCAGCGCCATCATGGAGTACCTCGATTGGGATCGGGTGGGCAAGACGTTCTATCTGCTCGACACCTTTGCCGGCATCGATCCGCGTTTCGTCACTGAGAACGAACGCCGGGCCGGGGCGCTGGAAACGAGCGCGGGACACCTGCGCAACGGGATGTACGTCAACGGGGTTGACAGTGTCCGTGCCAATTTCGCGCAATGGCAAAACCACCGCATCATCGTCGGCGCGGTTCCGGAGACGCTCGAGCAGGTCGACGCACCGTCCGTGGCGTACCTGCATATCGACATGAATTGCGCTCCCCCCGAAGTCGCTGCGCTGCGATTCTTTTGGCCACGTCTGACTCCCGGCGCCTTCGTACTGCTGGACGACTACGCGAATAGGGGACGAGACGAGCAGCGCGCCGCCATGGACGAGGTGGCCGACGAACTGGGTGTGAAAATCTGCACATTGCCCACCGGCCAAGGCCTGCTCATCAAGCCGGCCCGCTAG
- a CDS encoding DegT/DnrJ/EryC1/StrS family aminotransferase, with amino-acid sequence MPDVPAQVPFLDVRAATQELDAPVREAVERVVRSGWYVLGEETAAFEREFAEFTEARHAVGVGNGLDAITLALKALGVGPGDEVIVPAHTFIATWIAVAHTGARPVGVEPVVGQWNLDPARVAESITPRTRALVPVHLFGQPADLAELLDVAKKHGLAVVEDAAQAHGARYSGRRIGAHGDAVAWSFYPGKNLGALGDGGAVTTDDAGIAARVRSLGNYGSSKKYVHDLLGANSRLDEIQAAVLRIKLQHLDDWNARRQAIAKRYTDELADVPGLGVPAVAPNREHVWHLYVVDHASRDNLQKYLITRGIQTLVHYPIPPHRSGAFASLELGEGAFPITERAARTHLSLPIGPHLRDEDISRVVDACRSFTSSPDNGDAT; translated from the coding sequence ATGCCTGACGTCCCTGCACAGGTGCCCTTTCTCGATGTTCGCGCCGCCACCCAGGAACTCGATGCACCTGTGCGGGAAGCAGTCGAGCGGGTCGTGCGCAGCGGCTGGTACGTACTTGGCGAAGAGACGGCGGCGTTTGAGCGGGAGTTTGCTGAATTTACGGAGGCCCGACATGCCGTTGGAGTTGGCAATGGCTTGGATGCTATTACTCTGGCATTGAAAGCGCTTGGGGTCGGGCCAGGCGATGAAGTTATCGTTCCGGCACATACTTTCATCGCCACATGGATCGCGGTGGCACACACCGGTGCTCGGCCAGTGGGCGTGGAGCCGGTCGTCGGCCAGTGGAACCTTGATCCCGCTCGCGTAGCTGAGTCCATTACCCCGCGCACCCGTGCCCTCGTTCCCGTACACCTCTTCGGCCAACCCGCGGATCTTGCTGAACTTCTCGACGTGGCGAAGAAACACGGGTTGGCGGTGGTAGAGGACGCGGCGCAGGCGCATGGGGCGCGCTACAGCGGCCGGCGCATTGGCGCTCACGGCGACGCGGTGGCCTGGAGCTTCTATCCTGGGAAAAACCTTGGGGCGCTTGGTGACGGGGGAGCCGTAACTACCGACGACGCAGGTATTGCTGCTCGTGTCCGGTCACTCGGGAACTATGGCAGCAGCAAGAAATACGTTCATGACCTGCTTGGAGCGAATTCACGGCTCGACGAGATCCAAGCTGCGGTATTGCGCATCAAATTGCAGCACCTCGACGACTGGAATGCTCGTCGGCAAGCGATCGCAAAACGCTACACCGACGAACTCGCGGACGTGCCCGGCCTCGGAGTGCCCGCGGTCGCGCCTAATCGAGAGCATGTGTGGCATCTCTACGTCGTCGACCATGCATCTCGCGATAATTTACAGAAGTACCTGATTACCAGAGGGATTCAGACTCTGGTGCACTACCCGATCCCACCGCACAGGTCTGGTGCGTTTGCATCACTAGAGCTCGGCGAGGGTGCCTTCCCCATCACAGAGCGGGCGGCGCGAACTCACCTGAGCCTGCCCATTGGCCCCCATCTGCGGGACGAAGACATCTCCCGCGTGGTTGACGCCTGCCGATCGTTTACGTCAAGTCCGGACAACGGCGACGCGACGTGA
- a CDS encoding SDR family NAD(P)-dependent oxidoreductase — MALALITGASSGIGLELAELFAQRGYDLVVAAENDGIYPASTTLSRWGVDVRPVQVDLRTPEGVEELFQEATAGDRTLDAAALNAGIGGGGSFVEGDLAHDMSIIDLNVRSTVHLAKLVLRNMTRRGAGRVLLTSSLASMAPGPFEAVYHASKSFVQSFAGALQDELRDTGITITSLLPGTIETNFFSRAGMDDTRAGQKPKDDPAEVARQGFEAMMRGDRKVVGGSLTTKSVGVALRFLPDSLKAVASRMNSTPAGRR, encoded by the coding sequence ATGGCATTAGCATTGATCACCGGCGCGTCCAGTGGAATCGGTCTCGAGCTAGCGGAGCTTTTTGCCCAGCGGGGATATGACCTGGTGGTGGCCGCCGAAAACGACGGCATTTACCCAGCATCCACCACGTTGTCCCGATGGGGTGTCGATGTGCGGCCGGTACAGGTCGACTTACGCACTCCTGAAGGCGTCGAAGAGTTGTTTCAGGAGGCCACAGCAGGTGATCGCACGCTCGATGCGGCCGCGCTGAACGCCGGCATCGGGGGCGGGGGAAGCTTCGTCGAGGGCGACTTGGCGCACGATATGTCGATCATCGATCTCAACGTGCGGTCGACGGTGCACTTGGCCAAGCTGGTGCTCCGGAACATGACCCGGCGTGGCGCGGGGAGGGTCCTGCTCACGTCGTCGCTGGCGTCGATGGCGCCCGGGCCCTTCGAGGCCGTTTATCACGCCTCCAAGTCGTTTGTGCAGTCCTTCGCCGGAGCCTTGCAGGACGAATTGCGTGATACCGGAATCACAATCACTTCTCTGCTGCCTGGCACCATCGAGACCAACTTCTTCAGTCGCGCGGGTATGGATGATACGCGTGCGGGGCAAAAGCCCAAGGACGACCCAGCTGAGGTTGCCAGGCAGGGCTTCGAGGCGATGATGCGCGGCGACCGCAAAGTGGTTGGCGGCTCGCTGACCACCAAGTCCGTCGGGGTGGCCTTGCGGTTCCTGCCTGATTCACTCAAGGCGGTCGCCAGCCGGATGAATTCCACGCCCGCCGGCCGGCGATAA